The proteins below come from a single Corynebacterium cystitidis genomic window:
- the rsgA gene encoding ribosome small subunit-dependent GTPase A, translating to MARRYYDESDVRVRPGKGSRPRTKDRPKHDDAEFGMVVTKDRGRWGVVLDSGEAGNVGAGAGTLVNCMRAREMRRTSIEVGDRVGVVGDTSGKKDTLARIVKREERTSVLRRTADDTDPYERIVVANAEVLLIVSAVADPPPRTGFVERALIAAFVGGIEPVVCLTKSDLADPAAFAAEFAELDVDVLTTGIDDDLSELHERIDGRVSALIGHSGVGKSTLVNRLVPDADRETGDVSGVGKGRHTSTQSVALPLPEGGWIIDTPGIRSFGLAHVSPDDIVAVFEDLDEISGDCPRGCTHAGPPADPECAWDKLRPDTANTADTATSRRAMAVRNLLAALRTNNEWEVKDLQEG from the coding sequence GTGGCTAGGCGCTATTACGACGAATCAGATGTGCGGGTCCGCCCCGGCAAAGGCTCGCGTCCCCGCACCAAAGACCGGCCGAAGCATGACGACGCCGAGTTCGGAATGGTAGTCACCAAGGACCGGGGCCGCTGGGGTGTCGTCTTGGATTCCGGCGAAGCTGGCAACGTCGGCGCGGGCGCAGGCACGCTAGTCAATTGCATGCGCGCCCGCGAGATGAGGCGTACCTCTATCGAAGTTGGGGACCGCGTCGGAGTGGTCGGCGACACCTCGGGGAAGAAGGACACCCTGGCGCGCATCGTCAAGCGCGAGGAACGCACCAGTGTGTTGCGTCGCACCGCTGATGACACCGACCCGTATGAGCGCATCGTGGTGGCCAACGCCGAGGTCCTGCTGATTGTCTCGGCGGTGGCCGATCCCCCACCGCGCACCGGTTTTGTTGAACGTGCTCTCATCGCGGCGTTTGTCGGCGGGATCGAGCCTGTGGTGTGCCTGACCAAATCTGATTTGGCTGACCCAGCCGCGTTTGCCGCCGAGTTCGCCGAGCTCGACGTAGACGTGCTCACCACCGGCATCGACGATGACCTTTCTGAGCTGCACGAGCGTATCGACGGCCGCGTCTCCGCATTGATCGGCCACTCCGGGGTGGGTAAATCCACCCTGGTTAACCGCCTAGTGCCAGACGCGGACCGCGAAACCGGCGACGTTTCCGGTGTGGGTAAAGGGCGGCACACCTCCACTCAATCGGTTGCGCTACCGCTGCCTGAAGGGGGTTGGATCATCGACACCCCAGGTATACGCTCCTTTGGTCTGGCGCACGTCTCCCCCGATGATATCGTCGCCGTTTTCGAAGACCTCGATGAGATCTCCGGGGACTGCCCCCGCGGATGTACTCACGCTGGCCCCCCGGCCGACCCTGAATGCGCCTGGGACAAACTCCGCCCCGACACTGCCAACACTGCCGACACTGCCACCTCTCGCCGCGCTATGGCTGTACGCAACCTGCTAGCAGCGCTGCGTACTAACAACGAGTGGGAAGTCAAAGATCTCCAGGAGGGCTAG
- a CDS encoding DUF6912 family protein — protein sequence MRVYIPATFAMLETLEQSGELPVRSGWGFAATPELTEFFTSGDQEEIEMVAFDDAALASIRLLAIGDEEKFPHRRVVVSVDVDAEGHPEMGESVVKVAGPVQLEDVAAIHVDLEEAEEATAAAIDQIDAADLGDQDAELAIGDAQDYYLAFYDPSELPFLVELL from the coding sequence GTGCGCGTCTACATCCCTGCGACGTTTGCCATGCTGGAAACCCTCGAGCAGTCTGGTGAGCTGCCGGTGCGGTCTGGGTGGGGGTTTGCAGCCACGCCGGAGTTAACGGAGTTTTTCACCTCGGGCGACCAGGAAGAAATCGAGATGGTGGCGTTCGACGACGCGGCTTTGGCCTCGATCCGGCTGCTGGCCATTGGCGATGAGGAGAAATTTCCGCACCGTCGCGTAGTAGTCTCTGTTGATGTAGACGCGGAAGGCCACCCGGAGATGGGGGAGTCCGTGGTGAAGGTGGCGGGCCCGGTGCAACTGGAGGACGTGGCGGCGATCCACGTGGACCTGGAAGAGGCAGAAGAAGCCACGGCCGCAGCGATTGACCAGATTGACGCCGCAGACTTGGGCGATCAAGACGCCGAGCTGGCTATTGGCGATGCGCAGGATTATTATTTGGCGTTTTATGACCCGTCCGAGCTGCCCTTTTTGGTGGAGCTGCTATAG
- a CDS encoding HAD family hydrolase, translating into MRGLVVDYVGVLDADEEDQRRWQALLAAVREAEIATAVLSNDPGGDGADPIREWEFRGHVDAVLLSGEIGYEKPERAAFQAAADALDVSLVDLVLIDDNILNVRAAVENGMIGILHTSFDRTAVEIQSLFNIEGEF; encoded by the coding sequence ATGCGAGGACTCGTTGTGGATTATGTCGGCGTACTCGACGCCGATGAGGAAGATCAGCGCCGTTGGCAGGCGCTGCTCGCCGCGGTACGTGAGGCAGAGATTGCTACTGCGGTGCTCTCCAACGATCCCGGCGGAGACGGCGCCGACCCAATCCGCGAATGGGAATTCCGCGGCCACGTTGATGCTGTTTTGCTGTCCGGCGAGATCGGTTATGAGAAGCCAGAGCGCGCCGCGTTTCAGGCCGCCGCGGATGCATTGGATGTGTCGCTGGTGGACCTAGTGCTTATCGACGACAACATCTTAAATGTTCGTGCAGCGGTGGAAAACGGGATGATTGGGATCTTGCACACCAGCTTTGATCGCACCGCGGTAGAGATCCAGTCCCTATTCAACATTGAGGGCGAATTCTAG
- the secA gene encoding preprotein translocase subunit SecA gives MFGLSKLLRAGEGRTVKRLKKIAEDVIALEDEYGKLSDDQLKAKTDEFKKQLADGASLDEILLDAFATAREAAWRVLGQKPYLVQVMGGAALHFGNVAEMKTGEGKTLTSVLAAYLNGLEGKGVHIVTVNDYLAKRDAEMMGRVHRFLGLEVGVILSEMRPPERKKAYAADITYGTNNELGFDYLRDNMTRSLSDMVQRGHNFAIVDEVDSILIDEARTPLIISGPVDGSSQFYNVFSQLAPRMRAGIHYEVDQRKRTIGVNEEGVEFVEDQLGIDNLYAPENSQLVSYLNNAIKAKELFERDKDYIVRQGEVMIVDGFTGRVLPGRRYNEGMHQAIEAKEGVEIKNENQTLATVTLQNYFRMYDKLAGMTGTAETEAAELHSIYGLDVVAIPTNRPNQRIDRDDLIYKTQEAKFAAVADDIAEHVEKGQPVLVGTTSVERSEYLSQLLTKKGIKHNVLNAKQHEEEGRIIAEAGLPKQVTVSTNMAGRGTDIVLGGNPEVLLDHRLRSEGLDPFDDDERYQQAWDEQLPKARERSKKLGDEVREAGGLYVLGTERHESRRIDNQLRGRSGRQGDPGETRFYLSMRDDLMVRFVGQSMENMMNRLNVPDDVPIEAKMVSNSIKGAQAQVENQNFEMRKNVLKYDEVLNEQRKVVYRERREILESKDIKDQVRRMIDETVGAYVDGATYEGYVEDWDLDELWNALDGLYGPTFSPQELIDGSEYGSPGELTAAQLRTALIDDANKAYDDLEANVSAIGGDAQMRNIERMVILPIIDTKWREHLYEMDYLKEGIGLRAMAQRDPLVEYQKEGGDMFHAMNDAVKEETVRQLFMLRKQFAPEEQADDTTVTEA, from the coding sequence GTGTTTGGACTGTCCAAGCTGCTCCGGGCCGGTGAAGGCCGTACGGTTAAGCGTCTGAAAAAGATTGCCGAAGATGTCATCGCTCTCGAGGACGAATACGGCAAGCTCAGCGATGATCAGCTCAAGGCCAAAACAGATGAATTTAAGAAGCAATTAGCTGATGGCGCCAGCTTGGACGAAATCCTCCTGGACGCGTTCGCAACCGCTCGTGAAGCTGCGTGGCGCGTGTTGGGGCAGAAACCCTACCTCGTTCAAGTCATGGGTGGTGCTGCCCTACACTTCGGCAATGTTGCAGAGATGAAAACCGGTGAAGGCAAGACGCTGACCTCCGTGCTGGCAGCGTACTTAAATGGCCTTGAAGGTAAGGGCGTGCACATCGTCACCGTGAATGATTACCTGGCCAAGCGTGACGCGGAGATGATGGGCCGTGTCCACCGTTTCCTGGGCCTCGAAGTGGGCGTGATCCTCAGCGAGATGCGCCCGCCGGAGCGCAAGAAAGCGTACGCGGCGGACATTACGTACGGGACCAACAATGAGCTGGGTTTCGATTACCTGCGTGATAACATGACCCGCTCACTGAGTGACATGGTGCAGCGTGGCCACAACTTCGCCATCGTGGACGAGGTGGACTCGATTCTGATCGACGAGGCACGTACTCCACTGATTATCTCGGGGCCTGTCGACGGGTCGAGCCAGTTTTACAACGTGTTCTCACAGTTGGCGCCACGCATGCGCGCGGGCATCCACTACGAGGTAGACCAGCGCAAGCGCACCATCGGTGTCAATGAGGAGGGCGTGGAATTTGTTGAGGACCAGTTAGGCATTGACAACCTTTATGCGCCGGAGAACTCGCAGCTGGTCAGCTACTTGAACAACGCCATTAAAGCAAAAGAGCTGTTTGAGCGAGACAAGGATTATATCGTCCGCCAAGGCGAGGTCATGATCGTCGACGGCTTCACAGGCCGTGTTTTGCCGGGGCGTCGTTATAACGAGGGCATGCACCAGGCGATCGAGGCTAAAGAGGGCGTGGAGATCAAGAACGAGAACCAGACCCTGGCCACAGTGACCCTGCAGAACTACTTCCGCATGTACGACAAGCTGGCGGGCATGACGGGTACCGCCGAGACTGAGGCGGCTGAGTTGCACTCGATTTACGGTCTGGATGTGGTGGCGATTCCGACCAACCGGCCCAACCAGCGCATTGACCGCGATGACCTGATCTACAAGACACAGGAAGCAAAGTTCGCGGCTGTTGCCGACGACATTGCCGAGCATGTGGAAAAGGGCCAGCCAGTGCTGGTGGGTACCACCTCGGTGGAGCGTTCCGAGTACTTGAGCCAGTTACTGACCAAGAAGGGCATCAAGCATAACGTACTCAACGCAAAACAGCACGAGGAAGAAGGCCGCATCATCGCGGAGGCGGGTCTGCCGAAGCAGGTCACGGTGTCCACAAACATGGCTGGACGTGGTACTGACATTGTGCTCGGAGGAAACCCCGAGGTGCTGCTCGACCACCGCCTGCGCAGCGAGGGCCTCGACCCATTCGATGACGATGAACGTTACCAGCAGGCGTGGGATGAGCAGCTGCCGAAGGCGAGGGAACGCTCGAAGAAGCTAGGTGATGAGGTCCGCGAAGCCGGAGGCCTCTACGTGCTGGGTACGGAGCGCCACGAGTCTCGCCGAATTGACAACCAGCTGCGAGGCCGTTCCGGCCGCCAGGGTGACCCAGGCGAGACCCGGTTCTACCTGTCCATGCGTGATGATCTGATGGTACGTTTCGTAGGCCAGTCCATGGAGAACATGATGAACCGGCTTAACGTACCAGACGATGTCCCCATCGAAGCGAAGATGGTGTCAAACTCCATCAAGGGTGCCCAGGCGCAGGTGGAGAACCAGAACTTCGAGATGCGTAAAAACGTGCTCAAGTACGACGAGGTGCTCAACGAGCAACGCAAGGTGGTCTACCGTGAGCGCCGCGAGATCCTGGAATCGAAAGACATCAAAGACCAAGTGCGCCGCATGATCGATGAGACCGTGGGCGCCTACGTCGACGGCGCTACCTACGAAGGCTACGTCGAGGACTGGGACCTCGACGAATTATGGAACGCGCTTGATGGCCTGTATGGCCCAACCTTCAGCCCCCAGGAGCTGATCGACGGTTCTGAGTATGGTTCCCCAGGAGAGCTCACCGCAGCCCAGTTGCGCACGGCGCTTATCGACGACGCAAACAAGGCGTACGACGACCTCGAAGCCAACGTGAGTGCCATCGGCGGTGATGCCCAGATGCGCAACATCGAGCGCATGGTGATCCTGCCGATCATTGACACGAAGTGGCGCGAGCACCTCTACGAAATGGACTACCTCAAAGAGGGGATTGGTCTGCGCGCCATGGCGCAGCGCGACCCCCTGGTGGAATACCAGAAGGAAGGCGGCGACATGTTCCACGCCATGAACGATGCCGTCAAGGAAGAGACCGTGCGTCAACTGTTCATGCTGCGCAAGCAGTTCGCGCCGGAAGAGCAAGCTGACGATACTACCGTGACTGAGGCTTAA
- the hpf gene encoding ribosome hibernation-promoting factor, HPF/YfiA family: MTTAENNEVLSPDAQVTITGRNVEVPEHFQERVNKKLARIEKLDPTLTFFHVELQHEPNPRREAHSDRIQITATGKGHIARAEAKEDSFYAALETALAKMERSLRKVKVRRNTAKSGHRAPKSTGQVAAELVAEAEEAKAQQSGQYDADPYAGTVEDVEPGHIVRTKEHSATPISVDQALSEMELVGHDFYLFVNEETGRPSVVYRRHAFDYGLISLVPEDEA; the protein is encoded by the coding sequence ATGACCACTGCAGAAAACAACGAAGTTTTAAGCCCCGATGCGCAGGTGACCATCACCGGCCGTAACGTCGAGGTTCCAGAACACTTCCAGGAACGTGTGAACAAGAAGCTCGCCCGGATTGAGAAGCTTGATCCAACTTTGACCTTCTTCCACGTCGAACTGCAGCACGAGCCAAACCCACGTCGTGAAGCTCACTCGGACCGAATCCAGATTACCGCAACCGGCAAGGGCCACATCGCCCGCGCTGAAGCCAAGGAAGACAGCTTCTACGCTGCGCTCGAAACTGCGTTGGCGAAAATGGAGCGTTCCCTGCGTAAGGTGAAAGTTCGCCGTAATACCGCAAAGTCCGGTCACCGCGCACCGAAGTCCACCGGACAAGTTGCCGCAGAGCTGGTTGCCGAGGCAGAAGAAGCAAAGGCGCAGCAGTCCGGCCAGTATGACGCAGACCCCTACGCGGGCACCGTCGAGGACGTTGAGCCGGGCCACATCGTGCGTACCAAGGAGCACTCCGCCACCCCCATCAGCGTTGATCAGGCGCTGAGCGAGATGGAGCTGGTGGGCCACGACTTCTACCTCTTCGTCAACGAGGAAACGGGTCGCCCATCCGTGGTATACCGTCGCCACGCATTCGACTATGGTTTGATCTCTCTGGTGCCTGAAGACGAGGCCTAG
- a CDS encoding phosphoribosyltransferase family protein — protein sequence MKERNNLAVRGHVGAVLRAGLEYLEARGEITPPVVVVPAPTRRSSARARGGDPVTAICKASGYPMVRAVYSDEAAADQSELSAAERRKNLAGSVRISAVPRGDVVLVDDVVTTGATLQATAEALLTRGVSVVAAVVVAAA from the coding sequence ATGAAAGAACGAAACAATCTTGCGGTGCGGGGCCATGTGGGAGCTGTGCTGCGCGCTGGGCTTGAATACCTCGAGGCCAGGGGGGAGATCACTCCGCCTGTGGTGGTGGTTCCGGCTCCAACGAGGCGCTCGTCGGCACGCGCGCGTGGAGGCGACCCTGTCACAGCGATCTGTAAGGCGTCCGGTTATCCGATGGTGCGCGCGGTGTACAGCGATGAGGCAGCGGCTGACCAGTCGGAGTTGAGCGCGGCCGAGCGGCGCAAAAATCTCGCCGGCAGCGTACGCATCAGTGCGGTGCCACGCGGCGATGTGGTGCTAGTCGACGACGTTGTCACAACGGGGGCAACGTTGCAGGCGACTGCCGAAGCGCTGCTTACACGCGGTGTGTCCGTGGTGGCCGCGGTGGTTGTTGCTGCGGCGTAG
- the lpqB gene encoding MtrAB system accessory lipoprotein LpqB has product MTMTMTMRQRAQKIKKQYRNSRGRHQRRLLALAVVSVATLTLGSCTRVPTSTEPQALRPFDRTIAEEDLHKPQPGLEPDLLLRDFYAASAIPAGDYSAARNYLTREAAEAWDPHDSMLIVDRIDLTTQPGGNAQRRSLTVRGEVIGSLEEGGSYVPQNGVYEATVQLEQVSGEWRIASLPAGVIMERTELSNQYNPHSIYFLDASGETLVPDRRWVYTGTDSLDSVLLSLLAAGPTDRLAPAISSEFPKEAAYIGKTDGVYEFSGLSNMDRERRTTFAAQVVWTLARAGISGPYRILADGAPLLDVDALTPDDFAAMNPQVTNQDVTELYALTDSRLYSVDNEEATVVDGPLGEAGNVSSLDVTASGYVAAVLNVPDDEGQAFSVGGIIHPQTEVLRAATITRPSFELDDNVAWVAIDGHRVIRAVRSTASGEVVSNEVGTAFLDDIDGEISVLRLSRSGARVAMIIDGRLYTGIVERTSAGERSIVNVLEYATDYGGSIISVDWKEDGALIVGTSVPDAPVLRVEQDGSAVTTLSTGNINAPVVMVAASPTMIYATDANAILQLPTQGNEYPNWREVPGLQGMRAAPVVAK; this is encoded by the coding sequence ATGACCATGACCATGACCATGAGACAGCGTGCGCAAAAGATCAAGAAACAGTACAGGAATTCGCGTGGTAGGCACCAGCGTAGGCTTCTGGCTCTCGCCGTTGTGAGCGTAGCTACGTTGACTCTGGGTTCGTGTACGAGGGTTCCTACGAGCACCGAGCCGCAAGCGCTGCGCCCCTTTGATCGCACGATCGCCGAGGAGGATCTTCATAAGCCACAGCCTGGGCTGGAGCCAGACTTATTGCTGCGTGATTTTTACGCAGCTTCAGCAATCCCTGCGGGAGACTACTCGGCAGCACGAAACTATCTCACACGAGAAGCCGCTGAGGCGTGGGATCCGCATGATTCCATGTTAATCGTCGACCGGATTGATCTGACGACGCAACCGGGCGGTAATGCCCAACGGCGGAGTTTGACGGTGCGCGGCGAGGTGATCGGTTCGCTAGAAGAGGGGGGATCCTATGTCCCCCAAAACGGTGTATATGAGGCGACCGTCCAGTTGGAACAGGTCAGCGGGGAGTGGCGGATCGCGTCGCTGCCAGCAGGGGTGATCATGGAGCGCACCGAGCTCAGCAATCAGTACAACCCGCACAGCATCTACTTCCTCGATGCCTCCGGTGAGACGTTAGTGCCGGACCGCAGATGGGTGTATACCGGCACTGACTCCCTCGACTCCGTGTTATTGAGTTTGTTAGCGGCCGGGCCTACTGATCGATTGGCACCGGCGATCTCTTCGGAGTTTCCGAAGGAGGCGGCCTATATCGGCAAGACAGATGGGGTCTACGAGTTCTCCGGGCTTTCCAACATGGACCGGGAACGACGCACAACATTTGCCGCCCAGGTGGTGTGGACATTAGCGCGTGCCGGGATCAGCGGCCCCTACCGCATCCTGGCGGACGGGGCACCGTTGCTTGACGTCGACGCCCTCACCCCAGATGACTTCGCTGCGATGAACCCTCAGGTCACCAACCAGGATGTGACCGAGCTCTACGCGTTGACAGACTCGCGCCTGTACTCAGTGGACAACGAAGAGGCCACTGTGGTGGACGGCCCGCTGGGGGAAGCCGGCAACGTCTCTTCTCTCGACGTCACAGCCAGCGGATATGTCGCAGCGGTGCTCAATGTGCCGGACGATGAAGGCCAAGCTTTTTCTGTAGGCGGCATTATTCACCCGCAAACCGAGGTACTGCGCGCAGCAACCATCACTCGTCCGAGCTTCGAGTTGGATGACAATGTCGCATGGGTGGCCATCGACGGCCACCGCGTGATCCGGGCGGTGCGCTCCACTGCGTCGGGAGAGGTTGTCAGCAACGAGGTGGGGACGGCCTTCCTCGACGACATTGATGGTGAGATCTCCGTGCTGCGTCTGTCACGTTCCGGGGCGCGCGTAGCCATGATTATTGACGGGCGACTGTATACCGGCATCGTGGAGCGTACATCGGCGGGCGAACGCAGCATAGTCAATGTGCTTGAGTACGCGACGGATTACGGTGGTTCGATCATCTCGGTGGACTGGAAGGAAGATGGTGCACTGATCGTCGGAACGTCTGTACCGGATGCGCCGGTGTTACGCGTTGAACAGGATGGCTCCGCGGTGACCACCCTGTCAACCGGTAATATCAACGCGCCCGTGGTGATGGTGGCAGCAAGCCCCACCATGATCTACGCCACTGACGCAAACGCCATTCTGCAACTACCCACCCAGGGCAATGAGTACCCGAACTGGCGTGAGGTCCCCGGCCTCCAGGGCATGCGTGCCGCCCCAGTGGTGGCTAAATAG
- the mtrB gene encoding MtrAB system histidine kinase MtrB, producing MQIRFIGSVIIAAAIVMMVLAFALSTVVTQRLVATKIDVADSQIDRARTTVEQQINATGSSTSTQVRLNSARASLTSQTQNTAETPAVFEPVLVVEGAGGDMTTSPEGYRIPQNLRNFVSQGQVSYQFAPMERSDGTSFNALIIGTPTDADIQNLQVYLVLSMESEESTMALMRGLLATAALVVIVLLVGIAWLASQQITGPIRSASRIAERLASGHLRERMAVEGEDEMARLALSFNNMADKLSSQIHQLEEYGDLQRQFTSDVSHELRTPLTTVRMAADMIAAEEDSLEPHTKRASQLMIRELDRFEALLGDLLEISRHDAGVADLAVTNIQAQAPLESAWEQTKHLADELDVEVNFDVPDEPVDMEGDARRIERILRNLLANALDHSEGNPVDVRLVDNDEAVVFTVTDHGVGLKPGQEELVFNRFWRADASRKRHSGGTGLGLAIAREDAILHKGILDAGGTAGVGSQFRLVLPKNSEAGFSRAPLELTPPVGPTLEATP from the coding sequence TTGCAGATACGCTTCATCGGTTCTGTCATTATTGCGGCAGCCATCGTGATGATGGTGTTGGCTTTCGCCCTGTCTACAGTGGTCACCCAACGTTTGGTCGCCACAAAGATTGACGTGGCGGATAGCCAGATTGACCGCGCGCGGACTACCGTTGAGCAGCAGATCAACGCCACCGGTTCGTCGACAAGCACCCAAGTCAGATTGAACTCTGCCCGGGCCTCCCTCACCAGTCAAACCCAGAACACAGCGGAAACCCCGGCGGTGTTCGAGCCGGTGCTCGTTGTTGAAGGGGCTGGAGGGGACATGACGACGAGCCCCGAGGGCTACCGGATTCCGCAGAATCTGCGCAATTTCGTGTCGCAGGGTCAGGTGTCGTACCAGTTTGCTCCGATGGAGCGTTCCGACGGCACCTCGTTTAACGCGCTGATTATCGGTACGCCGACAGATGCAGACATCCAAAACCTGCAGGTGTACCTGGTGTTGTCGATGGAGTCTGAGGAATCCACGATGGCGCTGATGCGTGGCCTGTTAGCTACTGCGGCGCTGGTGGTCATTGTGCTGCTGGTGGGGATTGCCTGGTTGGCCAGCCAGCAGATTACTGGGCCGATTCGCTCGGCGTCGCGTATTGCGGAACGTTTGGCGTCTGGGCATTTGCGTGAGCGCATGGCGGTGGAAGGCGAAGATGAGATGGCCCGCCTCGCGTTATCTTTTAACAACATGGCTGACAAACTATCCAGCCAAATTCACCAGCTGGAGGAGTACGGTGACCTGCAACGGCAGTTCACCTCTGATGTCTCCCACGAGCTGCGTACGCCGCTGACCACCGTGCGCATGGCCGCCGACATGATCGCCGCCGAGGAAGATTCGCTGGAACCCCACACCAAGCGCGCCAGCCAATTGATGATCCGTGAGCTTGACCGCTTCGAGGCGCTGCTGGGCGACTTGCTGGAGATTTCGCGTCATGACGCCGGCGTGGCCGATTTGGCTGTCACGAACATTCAGGCGCAGGCCCCGCTGGAATCCGCTTGGGAGCAAACCAAACACCTGGCCGACGAGTTGGACGTGGAGGTCAACTTCGACGTCCCAGACGAACCGGTGGACATGGAAGGCGATGCCCGGAGAATTGAGCGGATTTTGCGCAACCTGCTTGCTAATGCGTTGGACCACTCGGAGGGCAACCCGGTGGATGTCCGACTGGTGGATAACGATGAGGCCGTGGTGTTCACTGTGACCGACCACGGGGTGGGGTTAAAACCTGGGCAGGAAGAGTTAGTGTTTAACCGGTTCTGGCGTGCTGACGCCTCCCGAAAACGACATTCAGGTGGCACTGGTTTAGGTCTTGCGATCGCGCGCGAGGACGCTATTTTGCATAAGGGCATCCTTGATGCAGGCGGGACCGCGGGCGTAGGCTCGCAGTTCCGGTTGGTGCTACCGAAGAATTCGGAGGCGGGCTTTAGCCGCGCACCCCTGGAGCTGACCCCACCTGTCGGTCCTACTTTGGAGGCGACACCATGA
- the mtrA gene encoding MtrAB system response regulator MtrA: MSNKILVVDDDPAISEMLSIVLEAEGLDPIVVNDGNEAVPAFREHDPDLILLDLMLPGMNGVDICKAIRAESSVPIVMLTAKTDTVDVVLGLESGADDYITKPFKPKELVARIRARLRRTDEEPSEIIEVGDLTIDVPQHMVKRGDEEIALTPLEFDLLLEMARKPKQVHTREELLESVWGYRHASDTRLVNVHVQRLRSKIEKDPEDPQIVLTVRGVGYKTGTPGD; encoded by the coding sequence ATGTCCAACAAGATTCTTGTCGTCGATGATGATCCAGCGATCTCCGAGATGCTTTCGATTGTCCTCGAGGCCGAGGGCTTGGACCCCATCGTGGTCAATGATGGCAACGAGGCGGTGCCGGCGTTTCGTGAGCATGATCCAGACCTGATCCTTCTAGACCTCATGCTGCCCGGTATGAATGGTGTGGATATCTGTAAGGCGATCCGCGCGGAATCCTCTGTGCCGATTGTGATGCTCACCGCGAAGACCGACACGGTGGACGTGGTCCTCGGCCTGGAGTCTGGGGCGGATGACTACATCACTAAACCGTTTAAACCGAAAGAGCTGGTCGCCCGTATTCGCGCGCGCCTGCGCCGAACCGACGAGGAACCATCGGAGATCATTGAGGTGGGTGACCTGACCATCGACGTGCCACAGCACATGGTCAAGCGTGGCGATGAAGAAATTGCACTCACCCCGCTCGAATTTGACCTGCTGCTGGAAATGGCGCGCAAGCCGAAGCAGGTGCACACTCGCGAAGAACTGTTGGAGTCGGTGTGGGGCTACCGCCACGCTTCCGATACCCGTTTGGTCAATGTGCATGTGCAGCGGCTTCGGTCCAAGATTGAGAAGGATCCGGAAGACCCACAGATTGTGCTGACCGTGCGTGGTGTTGGCTATAAGACCGGCACGCCTGGCGATTAA
- a CDS encoding dTMP kinase: MIIAIEGIDGAGKNTLMRALRTDLAQDFAEVDTLSFPRYDDSIHAQLAHEALHGRMGDLTASAYAMATLFALDRAGAKDRLDAFARGDDRVLLLDRYVASNAAYTAARTGDYGVIDWVGQLEYGRLELPQPQLQILLSTAPEEASKRARKREATDVTRTRDSYERDSDLQQATYEAYVYLAESKWAGQWVHSDAVDAILQEIRKL, translated from the coding sequence ATGATCATCGCGATTGAAGGAATCGACGGCGCAGGCAAAAATACTCTCATGCGGGCCCTGCGCACCGATCTTGCGCAGGACTTCGCTGAGGTGGACACCCTGTCGTTTCCGCGTTACGACGATTCCATCCACGCCCAACTTGCCCACGAAGCACTGCACGGGCGCATGGGCGATCTCACCGCTTCTGCCTACGCCATGGCAACGTTGTTTGCTCTGGATCGCGCCGGGGCGAAGGATCGGCTGGACGCGTTCGCGCGTGGCGACGATCGCGTGTTGCTTTTAGACCGCTATGTTGCGTCGAATGCTGCTTACACGGCGGCTCGCACCGGTGACTACGGGGTGATCGACTGGGTGGGGCAGTTGGAATACGGCCGCCTCGAGCTGCCACAACCACAGCTGCAGATCCTGCTGTCCACCGCCCCGGAGGAAGCGTCGAAACGCGCGCGGAAGCGGGAGGCGACGGATGTAACGCGCACGCGCGACAGTTACGAGCGCGACAGTGATCTGCAGCAGGCAACGTATGAGGCATACGTGTACCTTGCGGAAAGTAAATGGGCGGGTCAATGGGTGCACTCTGACGCTGTGGACGCTATTCTGCAAGAGATCCGAAAACTATAA